The Geoalkalibacter ferrihydriticus DSM 17813 genome includes a window with the following:
- a CDS encoding DUF2325 domain-containing protein has translation MSIAVVGGMKRLEGRYREEAEKLGLKLKVFNDQALDMERKLRRFDAVVLFTNRVSHNARRDAVQAARNSNIPLLQVHSCGLCSLRDCLQCLLEQKPQ, from the coding sequence ATGAGCATCGCCGTTGTCGGAGGAATGAAACGACTGGAGGGACGCTACCGCGAGGAAGCCGAAAAACTAGGGTTAAAACTCAAGGTATTCAATGACCAGGCCCTCGACATGGAGCGCAAGCTGCGCCGCTTCGATGCAGTGGTGCTGTTTACCAACCGCGTCTCGCACAACGCCCGACGCGATGCGGTGCAGGCCGCGCGCAACAGCAACATCCCCCTGCTCCAGGTCCATTCCTGCGGGCTCTGCTCGCTGCGGGACTGCTTGCAGTGCTTGCTGGAACAAAAGCCCCAATGA
- a CDS encoding metal ABC transporter substrate-binding protein, whose translation MRSKSRIFGLFLMSVALLLLSAGTALAKTEVVATTSAMGMLARTVGGEAVRVTVLAPPDRDAHYLQARPSMMVALRRADLVVAVGAELEVGWLPPALQGAANPRVLPGRSGYFEAAAQVPLIEVGAAADRALGDVHPAGNPHVNMDPVRMAEVARALAGRLGQMQPAAAATFQSNAEAFARQVQERLPHWQANVQGAPGVVLFHKDANYLMELLEVPVLGYIEPLPGIPPTARHLESLVSEMRERRGVVLYINHQPAQGPQFVARTLGWPVQALPLDPPLDADAGQYLALIDQWVEAIARGKNQ comes from the coding sequence ATGAGGTCAAAATCCCGCATTTTCGGCCTTTTCCTGATGTCGGTGGCGTTGCTTCTGCTGAGCGCCGGCACCGCCCTGGCAAAAACCGAGGTCGTCGCGACCACCTCGGCCATGGGCATGCTGGCGCGCACCGTAGGCGGTGAGGCCGTGCGCGTCACCGTGTTGGCGCCGCCCGACCGCGACGCTCATTACCTTCAGGCCCGCCCGAGTATGATGGTGGCCCTGCGGCGCGCCGATCTGGTGGTCGCCGTGGGCGCCGAGCTCGAAGTGGGCTGGCTGCCGCCGGCTTTGCAGGGCGCGGCCAATCCGCGTGTTCTGCCCGGTCGTTCCGGTTACTTTGAGGCGGCGGCGCAGGTGCCGCTCATCGAAGTCGGCGCAGCCGCTGACCGCGCCCTGGGCGACGTGCACCCGGCTGGCAACCCCCACGTCAACATGGATCCGGTGCGCATGGCCGAGGTGGCGCGCGCCCTCGCCGGCCGTTTGGGCCAGATGCAGCCGGCGGCTGCCGCTACCTTTCAGAGCAACGCCGAGGCCTTCGCCCGTCAGGTTCAGGAGCGATTGCCGCACTGGCAGGCGAACGTTCAGGGGGCGCCCGGCGTGGTGCTGTTCCACAAGGATGCCAACTATCTGATGGAGTTGCTTGAGGTGCCGGTGCTGGGCTACATCGAGCCGCTGCCCGGCATTCCGCCGACGGCGCGTCACCTGGAATCCCTGGTGAGCGAAATGCGCGAGCGTCGCGGGGTGGTGTTGTACATCAACCACCAACCTGCACAGGGACCACAGTTCGTGGCACGCACTCTGGGCTGGCCGGTGCAAGCCCTTCCTCTGGATCCGCCCCTGGATGCCGACGCGGGGCAGTATCTGGCCCTCATCGATCAATGGGTCGAGGCCATCGCACGGGGTAAGAATCAATGA
- a CDS encoding AMP-binding protein — protein MVDQAIRDNPQQAARDLIKVLQDVVAELHPAQTPKVEFDSSLDRDLGLDSMARMELLSRLEKHFSVRLEEEVVAEAETPRDLLEALLGGAQVAEDASPERIAVGGTGTPAEVPKQARTLVEAFEWHLERHPDHAQVRFYADEGEGQVLSYKRLWEGARAVAAGLQWRGLQAGSPVAIMLPTSADYLFAFLGILLAGGIPVPLYPPVRRTQLESHLRRQQAILSNCAAVTLITLPEALPFARLLKAQLSSLKSLVTVGELAERGGDYSRPAIASDDTAFLQYTSGSTGNPKGVVLSHANLLANIRALGKAVEVGPGDVIVSWLPLYHDMGLIGTWLAGLYFAVPVVLLSPLDFLGRPKRWLWSIHRYQGTLSPAPNFAYEICLTKLKDEDLAGLDLSSWRGAFNGAEPVSALTLERFCERFADYGLRREAVAPVYGLAENTVGLAFPPLGRGPLVDRVEREALTRSGKAIPAKKEDEHALLIAACGRPLEGHEIRIVDGSGRELPDRREGRVQFRGPSATSGYYRNPEETRRLFDGDWLNTGDLGYLADGDIYLTGRSKDLIIIGGRNIYPQELEEAVGGLTGIRKGNVVVFGSPDPATGSERLVVVAETRESDPQVLDKLRGKIKNLAVDLLETPPDDLLLVPPHSVLKTSSGKIRRSACRELYERGELGKREKLWRQNLRLALSTFAAGGRRSVTAALSLLYAGYLWALFYLAAALATLVVLALPRHAWNWRPLRALVRLAQRLSGLSLKVEGLEHLPPEPCVLVANHASYLDAYALVAALPMRLSFVAKAELNERKILGFLLRRIGTEFVERFDPRRAAADAGRISGRVRTAGGHLLFFAEGTFTRVPGLRTFRLGAFTTAAAAKLPVVPVAIRGTRFVLREGSWFPRHGAVSIRVGEPIQIEDEDGDAWDQALKLRKAARRFILRHCGEPDLGGAGESEQEEEEAEGRKEGSGDEGNSQ, from the coding sequence ATGGTTGATCAAGCGATCAGGGACAACCCCCAACAGGCAGCGCGAGACCTGATCAAGGTCTTGCAGGACGTGGTGGCCGAGCTGCATCCGGCGCAGACCCCCAAAGTGGAATTCGACAGCTCCCTCGACCGCGATCTCGGCCTGGACAGCATGGCGCGCATGGAACTGCTCAGTCGGCTGGAGAAGCATTTTTCGGTGCGGCTGGAGGAAGAGGTCGTCGCCGAGGCGGAAACCCCCCGCGATCTGCTCGAGGCGCTGCTGGGCGGCGCGCAGGTCGCTGAGGACGCCTCCCCGGAGCGCATCGCGGTCGGCGGAACCGGCACCCCGGCGGAGGTGCCCAAGCAGGCGCGCACCCTGGTCGAAGCCTTCGAGTGGCATCTCGAGCGCCACCCCGATCATGCCCAGGTGCGCTTCTACGCCGATGAAGGCGAAGGGCAGGTGCTCTCCTACAAGCGCTTGTGGGAAGGTGCCCGGGCCGTGGCCGCGGGGTTGCAATGGCGCGGCCTCCAGGCCGGCTCGCCGGTGGCGATCATGCTGCCCACCAGCGCCGATTATCTGTTTGCCTTTCTCGGCATCCTGCTGGCCGGTGGGATTCCCGTGCCCCTTTATCCGCCGGTGCGGCGCACGCAACTGGAAAGCCATTTGCGGCGCCAGCAGGCGATTCTGAGCAACTGCGCGGCGGTGACGCTGATCACTCTGCCTGAAGCTCTGCCCTTCGCCCGGCTGCTCAAGGCGCAACTTTCGTCGCTCAAGAGTCTGGTCACGGTGGGGGAACTCGCCGAGCGCGGCGGCGATTATTCCCGCCCCGCCATAGCGTCCGACGATACGGCGTTTTTGCAATACACCTCGGGCAGTACCGGCAACCCCAAGGGCGTAGTGCTCTCCCACGCCAACCTGCTGGCCAACATCCGCGCCCTGGGCAAGGCGGTCGAGGTGGGTCCCGGCGACGTGATCGTCAGTTGGCTGCCTCTCTACCACGACATGGGCCTCATCGGCACCTGGCTGGCCGGCCTCTATTTCGCCGTTCCCGTGGTGCTGCTCTCGCCCCTGGATTTTCTCGGTCGCCCCAAGCGCTGGCTGTGGTCCATCCATCGTTATCAGGGAACTCTCTCGCCGGCGCCCAATTTTGCCTATGAAATCTGCCTGACCAAACTCAAGGATGAGGATCTCGCGGGTTTGGATCTGAGTTCCTGGCGCGGTGCCTTCAACGGCGCCGAACCGGTCAGCGCCCTGACCCTGGAGCGCTTCTGCGAGCGTTTCGCCGACTACGGCCTGCGCAGGGAGGCGGTGGCGCCGGTTTACGGCCTGGCGGAAAATACCGTGGGGCTGGCCTTTCCGCCCCTCGGGCGCGGCCCCCTCGTCGACCGGGTGGAGCGCGAGGCTCTGACGCGCTCGGGGAAGGCGATCCCGGCCAAAAAGGAGGATGAGCATGCGCTGCTGATCGCGGCCTGCGGCCGTCCTCTGGAGGGCCATGAAATCCGCATCGTCGACGGCAGCGGACGGGAGTTGCCGGATCGGCGCGAAGGGCGGGTGCAGTTTCGCGGCCCCTCTGCCACGAGCGGCTACTACCGCAATCCCGAGGAGACCCGTCGCCTGTTCGACGGCGACTGGCTCAATACCGGGGATCTCGGCTATCTTGCCGACGGCGATATCTATCTCACCGGGCGCAGCAAGGATCTGATCATCATCGGCGGGCGCAACATCTATCCCCAGGAACTCGAAGAAGCGGTGGGTGGTTTGACCGGCATCCGCAAGGGCAACGTGGTGGTCTTCGGCAGCCCCGATCCCGCTACGGGCAGCGAACGGCTGGTCGTCGTGGCTGAAACGCGCGAATCCGACCCGCAGGTTCTGGACAAACTGCGCGGTAAAATCAAGAATCTGGCGGTGGATCTGCTCGAAACCCCGCCTGATGATCTGCTGCTGGTGCCGCCTCATTCGGTGCTCAAGACTTCCAGCGGCAAGATTCGCCGCTCGGCCTGTCGTGAGCTTTACGAGCGCGGTGAGCTGGGCAAACGAGAGAAACTCTGGCGGCAGAACCTGCGCTTGGCCCTCTCGACGTTTGCCGCGGGCGGGCGCAGGAGCGTCACCGCGGCCCTGAGTCTGCTCTATGCGGGTTACCTGTGGGCGCTGTTTTATCTGGCCGCGGCCCTGGCCACCCTGGTGGTCCTGGCTTTGCCGCGCCATGCCTGGAACTGGCGACCGCTGCGCGCCCTCGTGCGGCTGGCGCAGCGCCTCTCCGGGCTGTCCCTCAAGGTCGAAGGGCTTGAGCATTTGCCGCCGGAACCCTGTGTGCTGGTGGCCAATCACGCCAGCTACCTCGATGCCTATGCGCTGGTGGCGGCGCTGCCCATGCGCCTGAGTTTTGTCGCCAAGGCCGAATTGAACGAGCGCAAAATTCTCGGCTTTTTGTTGCGCCGCATCGGCACCGAGTTTGTCGAGCGCTTTGATCCCCGCCGCGCCGCCGCCGATGCCGGCCGCATCAGTGGGCGGGTGCGAACCGCAGGAGGCCATCTGCTGTTTTTCGCCGAGGGCACCTTCACCCGGGTTCCGGGTCTGCGTACCTTTCGCCTGGGGGCCTTTACCACCGCCGCCGCGGCCAAGCTGCCGGTGGTGCCGGTGGCCATTCGCGGCACGCGCTTCGTGCTGCGCGAAGGATCCTGGTTTCCGCGTCACGGCGCTGTCAGCATCAGGGTGGGAGAGCCCATCCAAATCGAGGATGAAGATGGCGATGCCTGGGATCAGGCGCTGAAACTACGCAAGGCGGCGCGGCGCTTTATTCTACGTCACTGCGGGGAGCCTGACCTGGGCGGCGCAGGCGAATCTGAACAAGAGGAAGAGGAGGCAGAGGGGCGCAAAGAGGGATCGGGAGATGAAGGGAACAGCCAATAA
- a CDS encoding tetratricopeptide repeat protein — protein sequence MMLRPLGALLVAALLCLAGAVPAVPAEPSVSARAHEALSEAQHLLQEEQWQDAERALAAVIERFADEPYALAAAWQMRGYLYSEKDRPQEALRAYDRVLELEVRDPVMTQQVRYNSAQLLMSLDRYAEAIQRIDAWVAAAENIKPEQRVQAAWIYFGAQAYATAAGHLEQAIEAAPQPAESWYQMLLAIYQNAQDQAALKKWLPVVIEAYPHNKSYWQLLSSVYLHLQEDRRAVATLSAAYHNGLLTEGQDLLHMARLYLYAGVPHKAARTLQDALRSQKISASAANFELLADSWLQARENSAAVAALERALAAGGGPVVSLKLGRLLVQEEQWAEAREHLQQAAGTEEGRIGGEALLLLGMAAYQDGRPADARAAFTRAREYSGVRRQADNWLTYLAQSEGATGS from the coding sequence ATGATGTTGCGGCCCCTCGGCGCTTTACTGGTTGCGGCGCTGCTGTGCCTGGCGGGCGCGGTTCCGGCAGTCCCCGCCGAGCCCTCGGTGTCGGCCCGCGCCCACGAGGCGTTGAGCGAAGCCCAGCACCTGCTGCAGGAGGAGCAATGGCAGGACGCCGAGCGGGCCCTGGCTGCTGTCATCGAAAGGTTCGCCGATGAGCCCTATGCCTTGGCTGCGGCCTGGCAAATGCGCGGTTATCTCTACAGTGAAAAGGACCGACCGCAAGAGGCACTGCGTGCCTATGATCGGGTTCTCGAACTTGAGGTACGCGACCCGGTCATGACGCAGCAGGTGCGCTACAACAGTGCCCAACTGCTGATGAGCCTGGACCGCTACGCCGAAGCCATTCAGCGTATCGACGCCTGGGTGGCCGCCGCCGAGAACATCAAACCCGAGCAACGGGTGCAGGCCGCCTGGATTTATTTTGGCGCCCAGGCCTACGCCACCGCCGCCGGCCACCTGGAGCAGGCCATCGAGGCCGCGCCGCAGCCGGCCGAGTCCTGGTATCAGATGCTGCTGGCCATTTACCAGAATGCCCAGGACCAGGCCGCGCTGAAAAAGTGGCTGCCGGTGGTCATCGAAGCCTATCCCCACAACAAGAGCTACTGGCAACTGCTCTCTTCGGTGTATCTGCATTTGCAGGAGGATCGGCGCGCCGTGGCGACGCTCTCGGCGGCCTATCACAACGGCCTGTTGACCGAGGGGCAGGATCTGCTGCACATGGCGCGGCTCTACCTTTATGCCGGTGTTCCCCACAAGGCTGCGCGTACCTTGCAGGACGCCCTGCGATCGCAAAAAATTTCCGCCTCCGCCGCCAATTTTGAACTTCTGGCCGACAGTTGGCTGCAAGCCAGGGAGAATTCCGCCGCCGTCGCCGCTTTGGAGCGGGCGCTGGCGGCCGGTGGCGGACCTGTCGTAAGTCTCAAGCTCGGACGCCTGCTGGTGCAGGAGGAACAATGGGCCGAGGCGCGCGAGCATCTGCAGCAAGCCGCAGGGACGGAAGAGGGCAGGATTGGGGGCGAGGCTCTGCTGTTGCTCGGCATGGCAGCTTACCAGGATGGCCGACCCGCGGACGCGCGGGCCGCCTTCACCCGGGCCCGCGAGTATTCCGGGGTGCGGCGGCAGGCGGATAACTGGCTGACTTATCTGGCGCAGAGCGAAGGAGCTACGGGGAGCTGA
- a CDS encoding MotA/TolQ/ExbB proton channel family protein — MKRGLTVFCVFFVVLYAAPSVMAAGSLQDFLKEVQRQAGTERQINAEREREFGADLEAARDQVREAQQRLRQEQQRQSNLAASFDANEADLTKLEAELREQQGGLGEVFGVVRQSAGDFHAQLMGSLAMADRPEALEFLAELSGARTLPGIEELERLWLVVLEDMVNAGEVAKFSGEVVSPDGHKQTKSIVRVGAFNAVADGSYLAHVEGRNQFLELPRQPAGRYLGFARDLQDAPAGEVRPFALDPSRGAILSQLVQSPSLLERVRQGREIGMIILALGVFGIGLFAARYTYLHLVNHRVKAQLRSGEPAQDNPLGRILALYDEDHQLAPETLEVKLDEAVMREIPRLEWGLTTIKILAAVAPLLGLLGTVVGMIETFQSITLFGTGDPQLMAGGISQALVTTALGLTVAIPLLFLHNVASAKSRYLVNVMEEQGAGLLARHMEKMRADPEHV; from the coding sequence ATGAAGCGGGGGTTGACGGTATTTTGCGTGTTTTTTGTGGTGCTTTATGCCGCCCCGAGCGTCATGGCCGCGGGCAGTCTTCAGGATTTTCTCAAGGAAGTTCAGCGCCAGGCCGGCACCGAGCGTCAGATCAACGCGGAGCGCGAGCGTGAATTTGGCGCGGACCTCGAAGCCGCCCGCGACCAAGTGCGCGAAGCGCAGCAGCGCCTGCGTCAGGAGCAACAGCGCCAGAGCAACTTGGCGGCCTCCTTTGACGCCAACGAGGCGGATCTGACCAAGCTTGAGGCGGAGTTGCGCGAACAGCAGGGCGGGCTGGGCGAAGTTTTCGGCGTGGTGCGTCAGAGCGCCGGTGATTTTCATGCGCAGTTGATGGGTTCTCTGGCCATGGCGGACCGCCCCGAGGCCCTGGAATTTCTCGCCGAGCTCAGCGGCGCGCGCACCCTGCCCGGCATCGAGGAGCTGGAGCGTCTGTGGTTGGTGGTGCTCGAGGATATGGTGAATGCGGGCGAGGTGGCGAAATTTTCGGGCGAGGTGGTCAGTCCTGACGGCCATAAACAGACCAAAAGCATTGTGCGGGTGGGGGCCTTCAATGCCGTCGCCGACGGCTCCTATCTGGCCCATGTGGAGGGGCGCAACCAGTTTCTCGAACTGCCGCGCCAGCCTGCGGGGCGCTATCTGGGTTTTGCCCGCGACCTTCAGGATGCGCCCGCCGGCGAGGTGCGTCCCTTTGCTCTGGATCCCTCGCGCGGCGCGATCCTCTCCCAGCTCGTACAGTCGCCCTCGCTGCTGGAGCGGGTGCGCCAGGGGCGTGAAATCGGCATGATCATTCTGGCGCTCGGCGTTTTCGGCATCGGCCTGTTCGCCGCGCGCTACACCTATCTGCACCTGGTCAATCACCGTGTCAAGGCGCAGTTGCGCAGCGGTGAGCCCGCGCAGGACAATCCCCTGGGACGGATTCTCGCCCTGTATGATGAAGATCACCAGCTGGCGCCGGAGACCCTGGAAGTCAAGCTCGATGAGGCGGTGATGCGCGAAATCCCGCGCCTTGAATGGGGCCTGACCACCATCAAGATCCTCGCCGCAGTCGCGCCCTTGCTTGGATTGTTGGGCACCGTGGTCGGCATGATCGAAACTTTTCAGTCCATTACCCTGTTCGGCACCGGCGATCCCCAGCTCATGGCCGGGGGCATTTCCCAGGCCCTGGTTACCACGGCTTTGGGTTTGACGGTGGCGATACCCCTGCTGTTCCTGCACAACGTCGCTTCGGCCAAAAGCCGCTACCTGGTCAATGTCATGGAAGAGCAGGGCGCGGGGCTGTTGGCGCGCCACATGGAAAAGATGAGAGCCGACCCCGAGCATGTTTGA
- a CDS encoding MotA/TolQ/ExbB proton channel family protein — MFEQIYAIRQFFDAGGQVMWAILFVSIALWTLIIERYWYHWRIYPQEFGQLRKRWEGRTDCDPWQARKIQEQEISHLRHQLLGSVFLIRTFITLCPLLGLLGTVTGMIQVFDVLGFHGTGNPRAMASGVSMATIPTMSGLVVALSGLYFSIDLQRRGTAKTRVAADVLSQYLVKAEKK, encoded by the coding sequence ATGTTTGAGCAGATTTACGCCATACGCCAATTCTTCGATGCCGGCGGCCAGGTGATGTGGGCGATTCTGTTCGTCTCCATCGCCCTGTGGACGTTGATCATTGAACGCTACTGGTACCATTGGCGCATCTACCCGCAGGAGTTCGGCCAACTGCGGAAGCGTTGGGAGGGGCGAACGGATTGCGATCCCTGGCAGGCGCGCAAGATCCAAGAGCAGGAGATCTCACACTTACGTCATCAACTGCTTGGGTCGGTATTTCTCATCCGCACCTTCATCACCCTGTGTCCGCTGCTGGGTCTGCTCGGCACGGTGACGGGCATGATCCAGGTGTTCGACGTGCTCGGCTTTCACGGCACGGGCAACCCGCGCGCCATGGCCTCCGGGGTCTCCATGGCCACCATCCCCACCATGTCGGGGTTGGTGGTGGCGCTCTCCGGGTTGTATTTCAGCATCGACCTGCAACGCCGCGGAACCGCCAAGACGCGCGTGGCCGCCGATGTGCTCTCGCAATATCTTGTCAAGGCGGAAAAGAAATGA
- a CDS encoding ATP-binding cassette domain-containing protein, with product MTQDQLPLLECRDLVAGYAGPVIGPVSFSLWAGEVVGLYGCNGAGKSTLLGAITGATRIFSGEVRRRPDVRVAHHRQRPVRMGELPLSGSELLRLTGAPAAQAPGFLQSLLPVRLDRLSGGQLQLMQTWSCLGSQAGLVLLDEPTNNLDPAAMQALAAMLKRDAARRAVLLVSHEGEFLNAACDRVIRLTP from the coding sequence ATGACGCAGGATCAGCTCCCGCTGCTGGAATGCCGGGATCTGGTTGCAGGTTACGCGGGGCCGGTCATCGGCCCCGTGTCATTTTCCCTGTGGGCCGGCGAGGTGGTCGGACTATACGGCTGCAACGGGGCGGGAAAATCGACCCTGCTTGGCGCCATCACCGGCGCTACCCGTATCTTTTCGGGGGAAGTACGACGCCGTCCTGATGTGCGTGTCGCTCACCACCGTCAGCGCCCCGTGCGCATGGGCGAATTGCCTCTGAGCGGCAGTGAACTGCTGCGCCTCACCGGCGCTCCCGCGGCGCAGGCGCCCGGTTTTCTGCAAAGTCTACTGCCGGTGCGTCTCGATCGGCTCAGCGGCGGTCAGTTGCAATTGATGCAGACCTGGTCCTGCCTCGGCAGTCAGGCCGGCCTGGTGTTGCTCGATGAGCCGACCAACAATCTCGATCCCGCCGCCATGCAGGCCCTGGCCGCCATGCTCAAGCGTGATGCCGCGCGGCGCGCGGTGCTGCTGGTCAGTCATGAAGGCGAATTTCTCAACGCGGCCTGCGACCGCGTGATCCGGTTGACTCCATGA
- a CDS encoding energy transducer TonB, translating to MTAQLRYLASLGMASGVALGLFWLMTSLISVDGTEFDRARQQPLMNFIRMDDTPRPVEQRRRERPKPPEELKPAPQMPAVPTPQSPSPQAPQVDVPLPQFRPDLALSGVPTAAPAGPSAPTAPVAYSQPLTPVSQVPPVYPRRALMQGLSGWVRLNFVINADGSVGEIEVVEASPRRGVFDHEAVRALSRWRFKPQTVEGQPVPAYASITINFNLEN from the coding sequence ATGACCGCGCAACTGCGCTATCTCGCTTCCTTGGGGATGGCCTCGGGGGTGGCGCTCGGGTTGTTCTGGCTGATGACCAGCCTGATCAGCGTAGACGGCACAGAGTTCGACCGCGCGCGGCAGCAGCCGCTGATGAATTTCATTCGCATGGATGACACGCCCCGTCCCGTCGAACAACGCCGGCGCGAGCGACCCAAGCCGCCCGAGGAACTCAAGCCCGCGCCGCAGATGCCGGCCGTGCCGACCCCGCAGAGTCCTTCACCCCAGGCCCCGCAAGTCGATGTGCCTCTGCCACAGTTCCGCCCCGATCTGGCGCTGAGCGGCGTACCGACGGCGGCTCCCGCTGGCCCCAGCGCTCCCACCGCCCCGGTGGCCTATTCCCAGCCCCTCACCCCCGTTTCCCAGGTGCCGCCGGTGTATCCGCGCCGCGCCCTGATGCAGGGTCTTTCTGGCTGGGTGCGCCTGAACTTCGTTATCAATGCCGATGGTTCTGTCGGGGAAATCGAGGTCGTCGAGGCCAGCCCGCGGCGCGGCGTCTTCGACCATGAAGCGGTGCGCGCTCTGAGCCGCTGGCGCTTTAAGCCGCAGACCGTCGAGGGTCAGCCGGTGCCGGCCTATGCGAGCATCACCATCAATTTCAATCTGGAAAATTAA
- a CDS encoding DUF3450 domain-containing protein produces MIFLPTGPEKRLRRPDRRSFCRLRSLGLALGLMAFMAQPSFAAEQVIKVEESTLQQGQAAQGRVDAMADEAAKLLRQYQEVQRQRESLAVYNDNLEKMISSQEKEKASLQRQIENIQVTQREIVPFMLRMLAALDGFVDRDVPFIYPERKARIEGLHALMDRADVAVSEKFRQIMESYQSEADYGRTIETYQGELTLGGEVRSVEFLRIGRLALVYQTLDRRESGYWHPHKRAWEPLDKSYHGAIRQGIRIANRQVAPDLIRVPVVLSEVTR; encoded by the coding sequence GTGATATTTTTACCAACCGGACCAGAAAAAAGGCTGCGGCGGCCTGACCGTCGCAGTTTCTGTCGTTTACGCTCCCTGGGTCTCGCCCTGGGGCTGATGGCTTTCATGGCCCAACCGTCTTTTGCCGCCGAGCAGGTCATCAAGGTGGAAGAGTCGACACTGCAGCAGGGGCAGGCCGCCCAGGGGCGCGTCGATGCCATGGCCGACGAGGCCGCCAAGTTGCTGCGCCAGTATCAGGAGGTGCAGCGGCAGCGCGAGAGTCTGGCGGTTTACAACGACAATCTGGAAAAGATGATCAGCTCGCAGGAGAAGGAGAAAGCCTCGCTGCAACGGCAGATTGAAAACATCCAGGTGACTCAGCGCGAGATCGTGCCCTTCATGCTGCGCATGCTCGCTGCTCTGGACGGTTTTGTCGATCGCGACGTACCTTTTATCTACCCGGAGCGCAAGGCACGCATCGAGGGGCTGCACGCTCTGATGGATCGCGCCGATGTTGCCGTATCGGAGAAGTTCCGCCAGATCATGGAGTCTTACCAGAGTGAGGCCGACTATGGCCGCACCATCGAGACCTATCAGGGTGAGTTGACCCTCGGCGGTGAGGTGCGCAGCGTCGAGTTTCTGCGCATCGGGCGTCTGGCCCTGGTATATCAGACCCTGGATCGGCGCGAAAGCGGCTATTGGCATCCGCATAAACGTGCCTGGGAACCTCTGGATAAGAGTTACCACGGCGCCATTCGCCAGGGAATCCGCATTGCCAACCGTCAGGTTGCGCCAGATCTCATCCGGGTGCCGGTGGTGCTCTCGGAGGTGACGCGATGA
- a CDS encoding ExbD/TolR family protein, with protein sequence MRRRRHRSERETAEIDMTSMMDVVFIMLIFFIVTTSFVKEAGIEINRPTAASAERQERGNIMIAVSDTGAIWIDQRQVDLRAVRANVERLRAENPEGAVVIQADEASRTGVLVQVMDQVRLAGVMNVSIAATRP encoded by the coding sequence ATGAGACGCAGACGTCATCGCAGTGAACGGGAAACAGCGGAAATCGACATGACGTCCATGATGGACGTGGTGTTCATCATGCTGATTTTCTTCATCGTCACCACCTCCTTCGTCAAAGAGGCGGGGATTGAGATCAATCGGCCCACGGCGGCGAGCGCCGAGCGCCAGGAGCGCGGCAACATCATGATTGCCGTCTCGGACACGGGCGCCATCTGGATCGATCAGCGCCAGGTGGATCTGCGCGCGGTGCGCGCCAATGTCGAGCGCCTGCGCGCCGAGAATCCCGAAGGGGCAGTGGTCATTCAGGCCGATGAGGCTTCGCGCACCGGTGTCCTGGTCCAGGTCATGGATCAGGTGCGCCTGGCGGGGGTCATGAACGTGTCCATCGCGGCGACCCGGCCATGA
- a CDS encoding metal ABC transporter permease has product MSNLALIFDPLFHLPFLNGLLLVPLAALLGAYLRLREEWLASLAFAQVAAAGGILSVLFHVPMLLAAVITAILAGIGKGLLQRAGNDNYAILILLGWSVALLIAANSPHGEMLGKALMDGQLYFTGWSHGVSALLLAVALLVVLPWLSPRLLLGRLFPDHFTANDLPGRRYHLIFDLLVVTVLAVTTTAVGVMATFALVFIPSWIAFRLAPSWRATLWLSGLLALGAYLVAFVAAILLDQPFGPVLVAVLVLLAPLRFFQPGQHQRNSAAAGGGAC; this is encoded by the coding sequence ATGAGCAATCTTGCCCTGATATTCGATCCCCTGTTTCATCTGCCTTTTCTCAACGGGCTGCTGCTGGTGCCCCTGGCAGCACTGCTCGGTGCCTATCTGCGTCTGCGCGAAGAGTGGCTGGCATCTCTGGCCTTTGCGCAGGTGGCTGCGGCCGGCGGTATTCTCTCTGTGCTTTTCCATGTGCCGATGCTCCTGGCCGCGGTTATTACCGCGATTCTGGCCGGCATCGGCAAGGGGCTGCTGCAAAGGGCGGGCAATGACAATTACGCCATTTTGATTCTGCTCGGTTGGAGCGTTGCTCTGCTCATCGCCGCCAACAGCCCCCATGGCGAAATGCTGGGCAAGGCGTTGATGGACGGACAGCTCTATTTCACCGGCTGGAGCCATGGCGTCTCGGCCCTGTTGCTGGCCGTGGCGCTTCTGGTTGTTCTGCCGTGGCTGTCGCCGCGCCTGCTGCTGGGGCGTTTGTTCCCCGACCACTTCACGGCCAACGATCTGCCTGGCAGGCGCTACCACCTGATCTTTGATCTGCTGGTGGTGACGGTTTTGGCCGTGACCACCACCGCGGTGGGAGTCATGGCGACCTTTGCCCTGGTGTTCATTCCCTCCTGGATCGCATTTCGTCTTGCGCCGAGTTGGCGCGCCACCCTCTGGCTGAGCGGCTTGCTTGCCCTCGGCGCCTATTTGGTCGCCTTTGTCGCGGCGATTCTCCTCGACCAGCCCTTTGGCCCGGTGCTGGTCGCGGTGCTGGTGCTGCTCGCGCCCCTGCGTTTTTTCCAGCCTGGACAACATCAGCGCAACAGTGCCGCGGCAGGCGGCGGGGCATGCTGA